The Pelosinus sp. IPA-1 genome contains a region encoding:
- the hisD gene encoding histidinol dehydrogenase: MRVVDTKDISQEALAELLRKPSFDQVVLGEGAKASIKKVFGSELTASQVVDKIVQDVRLQGDEAVLKYTKEIDGVRLTTESLEVTVGEFEEALKKVDQEVLVAIRKAIANVKSFHQEQLPKTWLTYREHGAMLGQNVTPLERVGIYVPGGTAMYPSSVIMNAVPAVVAGVKEIIMVVPPGKDGSVNPNVLTAAREAGVTRVFKVGGAQAIAALAFGTKLIPQVDKITGPGNIFVTLAKKAVYGHCDIDMLAGPSEILIVADETANPAYIAADMLSQAEHDVLASSILITDSSDLVGKVELEVKRQLSELPRREIAQEALTRNGLIIVAKDSMQAMELANLSAPEHLEILTAEPFSMLPHVRNAGAVFLGPYSPEPLGDYFAGPNHVLPTGGTARFYSVLNVETFMKKTSIIAYTKEALNQVSEQVITLAKAEGLQAHANAIRVRGK, encoded by the coding sequence ATGAGAGTTGTAGATACAAAAGATATTAGCCAAGAAGCCTTAGCAGAACTTTTGAGAAAACCTTCTTTTGATCAGGTGGTATTAGGAGAGGGAGCAAAAGCTAGTATCAAAAAAGTTTTTGGTAGCGAACTTACAGCTTCTCAAGTCGTAGATAAAATTGTTCAGGATGTGCGTCTTCAAGGAGACGAAGCAGTTCTTAAGTATACAAAAGAAATTGATGGTGTAAGATTAACGACTGAGAGCTTGGAAGTAACCGTAGGGGAATTTGAGGAAGCCTTGAAAAAGGTAGATCAAGAGGTATTAGTTGCAATACGTAAAGCCATTGCTAACGTAAAATCTTTTCACCAAGAACAACTTCCCAAGACCTGGCTTACCTATAGAGAGCATGGAGCCATGTTAGGACAAAACGTTACACCGTTAGAAAGAGTCGGAATCTACGTGCCTGGCGGCACTGCTATGTATCCTTCTTCCGTTATTATGAATGCAGTACCAGCTGTAGTTGCTGGAGTCAAGGAAATCATCATGGTAGTACCACCGGGTAAAGATGGCAGCGTCAATCCTAATGTACTTACAGCAGCCCGTGAAGCAGGTGTGACGAGAGTGTTTAAAGTTGGCGGAGCACAAGCTATTGCCGCTTTGGCTTTTGGCACGAAGCTAATTCCCCAAGTGGATAAAATTACTGGGCCAGGTAATATATTTGTTACCTTGGCTAAAAAAGCAGTGTACGGACATTGTGACATTGATATGTTAGCTGGACCTAGCGAAATTCTGATTGTTGCAGATGAAACTGCCAATCCCGCTTATATTGCTGCAGATATGTTGAGTCAGGCTGAACATGATGTATTGGCTTCTAGTATTTTGATTACCGATAGCAGTGACCTTGTTGGTAAAGTAGAGTTAGAAGTAAAACGTCAATTGTCAGAACTGCCTCGTAGAGAAATTGCACAAGAAGCATTAACAAGAAATGGTTTAATCATTGTGGCAAAGGATAGCATGCAAGCTATGGAATTGGCGAATTTATCGGCTCCAGAACACTTAGAGATACTAACTGCTGAGCCTTTTTCCATGCTTCCTCATGTACGTAATGCAGGTGCTGTATTTTTAGGACCTTATTCGCCAGAACCTTTGGGTGATTATTTTGCAGGACCCAATCATGTATTACCGACAGGGGGAACCGCACGGTTTTATTCTGTTTTAAATGTAGAGACCTTTATGAAAAAGACCAGTATTATTGCCTATACGAAAGAGGCACTTAATCAAGTTTCGGAGCAAGTAATTACATTGGCAAAAGCAGAAGGCTTACAGGCTCATGCAAATGCCATTCGAGTGAGGGGAAAATAA
- the hisH gene encoding imidazole glycerol phosphate synthase subunit HisH, producing MIAIIDYGMGNLFSVEKAFVKLGAEVVVTSNPEVVVAADKVVLPGVGAFGDCMENLRAYQMIDAIAEVVAKGTPFLSICLGLQVLFEGSEEDPEVKGLGIFPGMVRKIEAPKLKIPHMSWNSLTFSGNSPLFANLPQESFVYFVHSYHAVPEDPSLITAVTDYGGPVTAAVGRGNVQAVQFHPEKSSSVGLAMLANFKEMKL from the coding sequence ATGATTGCCATTATTGATTATGGTATGGGTAATTTATTTAGTGTCGAAAAGGCATTCGTTAAATTAGGAGCAGAGGTTGTTGTTACAAGTAATCCAGAGGTTGTTGTAGCAGCGGATAAAGTCGTATTACCAGGTGTCGGTGCTTTTGGCGATTGTATGGAAAACCTTAGGGCTTATCAAATGATTGATGCAATTGCTGAAGTAGTTGCTAAGGGAACACCTTTTCTCTCTATTTGCCTAGGATTACAAGTTTTATTTGAAGGCAGCGAAGAAGATCCAGAGGTTAAAGGACTTGGGATTTTTCCTGGCATGGTGCGTAAGATAGAGGCTCCAAAACTTAAAATTCCTCATATGAGTTGGAATAGCTTGACCTTTTCTGGTAATAGTCCTTTGTTTGCTAATTTGCCTCAAGAATCTTTCGTATATTTTGTACATAGTTATCATGCAGTACCGGAGGACCCTAGTCTGATTACTGCAGTTACAGATTACGGTGGTCCAGTCACTGCTGCGGTTGGGCGGGGAAATGTGCAGGCAGTACAATTTCATCCGGAAAAATCTAGCAGCGTAGGTTTGGCAATGCTGGCTAATTTTAAGGAGATGAAGCTATGA
- the hisIE gene encoding bifunctional phosphoribosyl-AMP cyclohydrolase/phosphoribosyl-ATP diphosphatase HisIE has product MINLEGIKFDEKGLIPAIIQEEETGKILMLAYMNEESLRKTVETKITWFYSRSRQSLWQKGETSGHVQHVREIRYDCDGDTLLLQVKQIGVACHEGTVSCFSRTLGDTNMQDEKLVDTSKIYGQSVATVLNELFHVINDRKRNPIAGSYTTYLFEKGQDKILKKVGEEAAETIIGSKNNSKEELLYEMADLWYHCLVLLVQHDVSLTELLEELQKRRK; this is encoded by the coding sequence ATGATCAATTTAGAAGGGATAAAATTTGATGAAAAGGGTTTAATTCCAGCTATTATTCAAGAAGAAGAAACAGGTAAGATTCTTATGCTGGCTTATATGAATGAAGAATCTTTAAGAAAAACAGTAGAAACTAAGATCACTTGGTTTTATAGCCGCAGTCGTCAAAGCTTATGGCAAAAGGGTGAAACATCGGGTCATGTGCAGCATGTGAGGGAGATCCGTTATGACTGTGATGGTGACACTCTTTTACTTCAAGTAAAGCAAATTGGTGTAGCTTGTCATGAAGGAACAGTATCTTGTTTTAGTCGTACCCTAGGGGATACTAACATGCAAGATGAAAAGCTGGTAGATACTAGTAAAATCTATGGGCAATCCGTAGCTACAGTACTAAATGAGTTATTCCATGTAATTAATGATCGTAAACGTAACCCAATAGCAGGATCTTATACTACTTATCTCTTTGAAAAGGGCCAGGATAAAATTCTGAAAAAAGTAGGAGAAGAAGCTGCAGAAACTATTATTGGTTCTAAAAATAATAGTAAAGAAGAACTACTTTATGAAATGGCAGATCTTTGGTACCACTGCTTAGTACTATTAGTACAGCATGATGTGAGCCTTACTGAGCTATTAGAAGAATTACAAAAAAGAAGAAAATAA
- a CDS encoding SagB/ThcOx family dehydrogenase, with product MSKSIGHEFMLKTRYENMEPADQNNKIAQPPLEASYDITKTVIDLPMPEEIPPFMIDFMAVVELRTSVRDYQNMPLSLLELSYLLWCTQGVKQVLGNKATLRTVPSAGARHALETYLLIHNVEGVKPGLYRFLALEHKLIEVNLAKDISKEIIKGCLAQGFITKSGVTFLWSAEVERMKWRYGERGYRYLHLDAGHVCQNLYLAAQVVGCGVCAIAAFDDEYINSVIGLDGEEEFIIYVATVGKR from the coding sequence ATGTCAAAATCAATTGGTCATGAATTTATGCTGAAAACTCGGTATGAGAATATGGAACCAGCAGATCAGAATAATAAAATAGCACAACCACCTTTAGAAGCAAGTTATGATATCACAAAGACTGTGATTGATTTACCGATGCCCGAGGAAATTCCCCCCTTTATGATCGATTTTATGGCAGTGGTAGAGCTTCGAACCAGTGTACGTGATTATCAAAATATGCCGCTAAGTTTATTAGAACTCTCTTACTTACTGTGGTGTACGCAAGGAGTAAAACAAGTATTAGGCAATAAAGCAACTTTAAGGACGGTGCCTTCTGCAGGCGCGCGACATGCTCTAGAAACTTATTTACTAATTCATAATGTAGAAGGGGTAAAACCGGGGTTATATCGCTTTTTAGCCCTTGAACACAAACTAATAGAAGTAAACTTGGCAAAGGATATTTCCAAGGAGATAATCAAAGGCTGTTTAGCTCAAGGTTTTATCACCAAAAGTGGGGTGACATTTCTTTGGTCGGCAGAGGTTGAGCGCATGAAATGGCGGTATGGGGAAAGAGGGTACCGATACTTACATTTAGATGCCGGACATGTTTGTCAAAATTTATATTTAGCTGCGCAAGTAGTTGGTTGTGGTGTATGTGCCATTGCAGCGTTTGATGATGAATATATTAACTCTGTAATTGGCCTAGATGGTGAAGAAGAATTTATTATCTACGTGGCGACTGTTGGAAAAAGGTAA
- the hisC gene encoding histidinol-phosphate transaminase, whose product MMFDYRPGLDKIKPYSVEEKEWDSKLDANESPSNLPPLVHERVMNQLEYMAFNRYPDLGTRDFRSQIAENFNTTVQNTLIGNGSSEILLALCQTFGGPGRSIVFPVPSFSMYGIYAQLTESKAIPVELNEEYALSRDQVIQAAQQADAKLVILCNPNNPTGSIIPKGDIEYIVSNLKCPVVVDEAYYEFYGESAVDLMRQYDNLIIARTLSKAYGLAAARVGYMLANAEIVSMVERVMMPYHMNALSLVTAEVVYQMRDEFLPIIGQIIAERERLITLLTALPDITVYPSETNFILLRTKKAKELSAYLSDKNIGIRDFSSAPYLTNCIRITVGTPLENDNLSKAIEVFLKEGSL is encoded by the coding sequence ATGATGTTTGATTATAGACCAGGATTAGATAAAATAAAACCTTATTCCGTAGAAGAAAAAGAGTGGGATAGTAAGCTAGATGCCAATGAGAGTCCTAGCAATCTGCCACCCTTAGTACATGAAAGGGTAATGAACCAGCTGGAATATATGGCATTTAACCGTTATCCTGATTTAGGAACCCGAGATTTTAGATCTCAAATCGCAGAAAATTTTAATACTACGGTGCAAAATACCCTAATTGGCAATGGTTCAAGTGAAATTCTGCTGGCTTTGTGTCAGACTTTCGGTGGGCCAGGTAGAAGTATTGTTTTTCCAGTGCCATCTTTTTCTATGTATGGTATTTACGCTCAGTTGACGGAGAGTAAGGCTATACCAGTAGAACTAAATGAAGAGTATGCTTTATCAAGAGATCAGGTAATCCAAGCAGCTCAACAGGCAGATGCTAAGTTAGTTATTTTATGTAACCCCAATAATCCTACCGGTTCTATCATTCCTAAAGGGGACATTGAGTATATTGTTAGTAATTTGAAGTGCCCAGTGGTTGTTGACGAAGCCTATTATGAATTCTATGGAGAGTCAGCCGTAGACCTAATGAGACAATATGATAATTTGATTATCGCTCGGACCTTATCAAAAGCCTACGGCCTAGCAGCTGCTCGTGTAGGGTATATGCTTGCCAATGCGGAAATCGTTTCCATGGTGGAACGAGTTATGATGCCTTATCATATGAATGCATTATCTCTTGTTACAGCAGAAGTCGTATATCAAATGCGTGATGAATTTCTGCCAATCATCGGGCAGATTATTGCAGAGCGTGAGCGTTTGATTACTTTGCTAACCGCATTACCAGATATTACAGTCTATCCATCAGAAACTAACTTTATCTTATTAAGAACAAAAAAAGCGAAAGAATTAAGCGCCTATTTATCCGATAAAAATATTGGTATCCGAGATTTTAGCTCGGCTCCTTATCTAACGAATTGTATTCGAATTACAGTGGGGACGCCGTTGGAAAACGATAACTTATCTAAGGCAATAGAAGTTTTCTTGAAAGAAGGTTCTTTATGA
- the hisA gene encoding 1-(5-phosphoribosyl)-5-[(5-phosphoribosylamino)methylideneamino]imidazole-4-carboxamide isomerase yields MIIFPAIDIRGGKCVRLTEGRFDQETIFADHPMEMALRWEKEGAEYLHLVDLDGALAGKPVNLKVIGEIANTVKIPVQLGGGIRTLDTIEQVLKAGVQRVILGSVAVRQPELVKEACRQYGDRIVVGIDARDGIAAVEGWGVAGGIRAEELGQKMAEVGVARIIYTDISRDGTLSGVNVAATAALAKASNIPVIASGGVRDLADIKAIKEAVSEGIEGVIVGKAIYTGSLCLADALQLLQGE; encoded by the coding sequence ATGATTATTTTTCCTGCTATTGATATTAGAGGTGGAAAGTGTGTACGTTTGACAGAGGGACGTTTTGACCAAGAAACAATATTTGCGGACCATCCGATGGAGATGGCGCTTCGTTGGGAAAAAGAGGGCGCAGAATATCTGCATTTGGTAGATTTAGATGGTGCACTTGCTGGTAAACCAGTTAATCTGAAGGTAATTGGTGAGATTGCCAACACTGTAAAAATTCCCGTCCAATTAGGTGGTGGTATTCGGACGTTAGATACCATTGAGCAAGTGCTAAAAGCGGGAGTGCAGCGGGTAATTTTGGGATCAGTTGCCGTACGTCAGCCTGAGTTGGTAAAAGAAGCTTGTAGGCAGTATGGGGATCGAATTGTTGTAGGGATTGATGCTCGTGATGGCATTGCTGCTGTCGAAGGATGGGGCGTCGCAGGTGGTATTCGTGCAGAAGAACTGGGACAAAAGATGGCTGAGGTAGGTGTGGCTCGTATTATCTACACAGATATTTCCCGGGATGGAACTTTATCTGGAGTGAACGTTGCCGCTACAGCAGCTTTGGCGAAGGCTTCAAATATTCCCGTGATTGCTTCCGGTGGCGTTCGTGATTTGGCAGATATTAAAGCCATTAAAGAGGCAGTAAGTGAAGGTATTGAAGGTGTGATTGTCGGTAAGGCCATTTATACAGGCAGTTTATGCCTCGCCGATGCATTACAGTTGCTACAAGGAGAGTGA
- the hisF gene encoding imidazole glycerol phosphate synthase subunit HisF — MYTKRIIPCLDVKDGRVVKGTNFVGLRDAGDPVELASIYDKELADELIFLDITASCEERNTMVQMVEQTASQVFIPFTVGGGIRTVDDIRKMLKAGADKVSLNTAAIKNPELLSEGAKRFGSQCIVLAVDARQAGEDKWEVYINGGRTPTGLDVIEWVKKATELGAGEILLTSMDKDGTKDGYDIKLTRAVSEAVGVPVIASGGAGEMVHFYDVLTAGKADAVLAASVFHFGQFTVGQVKQYLKSRGVDVRL; from the coding sequence ATGTATACGAAACGGATTATTCCTTGTTTGGATGTGAAAGATGGGAGAGTTGTAAAAGGAACAAATTTTGTTGGACTTAGGGATGCTGGTGATCCAGTAGAATTAGCATCTATTTATGATAAAGAGCTTGCTGATGAGTTAATCTTTCTAGACATTACCGCTTCTTGTGAAGAAAGAAATACTATGGTGCAAATGGTAGAGCAAACCGCATCTCAGGTGTTTATTCCTTTTACCGTAGGGGGAGGAATTCGTACGGTAGATGATATTCGCAAGATGTTAAAGGCTGGGGCTGATAAAGTCTCTCTCAACACAGCGGCTATTAAAAATCCAGAATTACTTTCTGAAGGCGCAAAACGCTTTGGCTCTCAGTGTATTGTTTTGGCCGTTGATGCCAGACAGGCTGGAGAAGATAAATGGGAAGTATATATTAATGGCGGACGTACGCCGACCGGTCTTGATGTAATTGAGTGGGTGAAAAAAGCGACGGAGCTTGGCGCTGGAGAAATTTTGCTGACTAGCATGGATAAAGATGGTACCAAAGATGGTTACGACATTAAACTCACTAGAGCAGTTTCTGAAGCAGTAGGTGTTCCTGTGATTGCCTCTGGTGGTGCGGGAGAAATGGTACATTTTTATGATGTACTTACAGCAGGCAAGGCGGATGCTGTGTTAGCCGCCTCGGTATTTCATTTTGGACAATTTACCGTTGGTCAAGTCAAGCAGTATTTAAAATCGAGAGGGGTAGATGTAAGACTATGA
- the hisB gene encoding imidazoleglycerol-phosphate dehydratase HisB: MMRRGAVSRETAETKIAVDLTIDGTGKSEIATGIGFFDHMLILLTKHGFFDLQLTTNGDLHVDGHHTVEDTGIALGQALTKSLGDKSGIKRYGTAFVPMDEVLATVSLDISGRPYLVFDAAIPAQKIGDFDSELVEEFLRALSVHAGLTLHVRVLSGKNSHHIVEAIFKALGRALDEATSKDERIVGVMSTKGML, translated from the coding sequence ATGATGCGTAGAGGAGCAGTATCAAGAGAGACAGCTGAAACGAAGATCGCAGTGGACTTAACCATTGATGGCACAGGAAAAAGCGAAATTGCTACAGGGATTGGTTTTTTTGACCATATGCTAATACTCCTAACGAAACATGGTTTTTTTGATTTACAGCTTACTACGAATGGTGATTTGCATGTAGATGGACATCATACCGTCGAAGATACAGGAATTGCTTTAGGGCAAGCTTTAACTAAGAGTTTGGGAGATAAAAGCGGCATTAAACGCTACGGTACTGCTTTTGTCCCGATGGATGAGGTTTTGGCTACGGTGTCCTTAGATATTAGTGGTCGTCCTTATCTGGTTTTTGATGCTGCAATTCCAGCACAAAAAATAGGTGATTTTGATAGCGAATTAGTAGAAGAATTTTTACGGGCTTTGTCGGTGCATGCTGGTTTAACTTTGCATGTACGTGTATTATCAGGGAAAAATTCTCACCATATTGTGGAAGCTATCTTTAAGGCATTGGGCCGAGCTTTGGATGAAGCAACATCTAAAGATGAACGAATTGTTGGAGTCATGTCTACTAAGGGGATGTTATAG